From a region of the Nitrospira sp. genome:
- a CDS encoding c-type cytochrome, whose translation MAGFVLLIALAGIQQSPTSSPVPPAVPQIDPTMMPLVTGEEPIQELFVRAGCTVCHQIPGIAGANGKVGPPLWLGKNGPSRLTDPQYKGQAQTIREYIVESIVSPGTYVVPGFPPNTMPTWYGRKLSAGALSAIASYLEPITGESRPDAH comes from the coding sequence GTGGCTGGATTTGTCCTGCTGATTGCCTTGGCCGGGATTCAACAGTCCCCCACCTCCTCACCCGTTCCTCCGGCGGTTCCTCAGATTGACCCCACGATGATGCCCTTGGTGACCGGCGAGGAGCCGATTCAGGAACTGTTCGTGCGCGCCGGCTGTACGGTTTGCCATCAGATTCCGGGGATTGCTGGGGCTAACGGGAAGGTGGGCCCACCGCTGTGGCTGGGCAAGAATGGGCCTAGCCGTTTGACCGACCCGCAATATAAGGGGCAGGCGCAGACGATTCGGGAGTATATCGTGGAGTCAATTGTGTCGCCAGGAACCTATGTGGTCCCTGGGTTCCCCCCAAATACGATGCCGACGTGGTATGGAAGAAAATTGAGTGCGGGAGCGTTGAGTGCGATCGCGTCGTATCTCGAACCGATCACGGGAGAATCGCGGCCGGACGCCCACTAA